From a single Streptomyces rubradiris genomic region:
- a CDS encoding peroxiredoxin, producing the protein MLTVGDKFPEFDLTACVSLEKGKEFEQINHKSYEGKWLVVFAWPKDFTFVCPTEIAAFGKLNDEFADRDAQILGFSGDSEFVHHAWRKDHPDLTDLPFPMMADPKHELMRDLGIEGEDGYAQRAVFVVDPNREIQFTMVTAGSVGRNPKEVLRVLDALQTDELCPCNWSKGDETLDPVALLAGE; encoded by the coding sequence GTGCTCACTGTCGGTGACAAGTTCCCCGAGTTCGATCTGACCGCCTGCGTCTCGCTCGAGAAGGGCAAGGAGTTCGAGCAGATCAACCACAAGTCCTACGAGGGCAAGTGGCTCGTGGTCTTCGCCTGGCCCAAGGACTTCACGTTCGTGTGCCCGACCGAGATCGCCGCGTTCGGGAAGCTGAACGACGAGTTCGCCGACCGCGACGCCCAGATCCTCGGCTTCTCCGGTGACTCCGAGTTCGTCCACCACGCCTGGCGCAAGGACCACCCGGACCTGACCGACCTGCCGTTCCCGATGATGGCGGACCCCAAGCACGAGCTGATGCGCGACCTCGGCATCGAGGGTGAGGACGGCTACGCCCAGCGCGCCGTCTTCGTCGTCGACCCGAACCGCGAGATCCAGTTCACGATGGTCACCGCCGGCTCCGTGGGCCGTAACCCCAAGGAGGTCCTGCGGGTGCTGGACGCCCTGCAGACCGACGAGCTGTGCCCGTGCAACTGGTCCAAGGGCGACGAGACCCTGGACCCGGTCGCGCTGCTGGCTGGTGAGTGA